The proteins below come from a single Geobacillus thermoleovorans genomic window:
- a CDS encoding MDR family MFS transporter — protein MPRALWWLLVGMALNVTGASFLWPLNTIYLHEQLGQPLAVAGVVLMLNSGGSVIGSLAGGFLFDRIGGFRVLLAGAVLTMAALGGLSVWHGWPHYAVFLAFVGVGSGVVFPAASAYAGAIWPEGGRRAFNALYVAQNIGVAVGSALGGLVASYSFSLVFFANLLLYAAFLFTVVAGLRRVPLLPPPRKKRSGEAERAPSRSAGWALALLCAGYGLCWLSYVQWSTTIAAYTRELGIPVGQYSLLWTINGALIVLAQPLLSAVIRRFMPTLKRQIVIGFFIFAVSFAMLLGAHSFAEFAASMIVLTIAEMIVWPAIPAAVNEWAPPGKAGFYQGIVNGTATAGRMIGPVIGGSVADLFGMKLLIMMLALFALLAVLAALLHDRRLPKRTENADEKTAASV, from the coding sequence ATGCCCCGCGCTCTTTGGTGGCTGCTTGTCGGCATGGCGCTCAATGTGACAGGGGCGTCGTTTCTATGGCCGCTAAACACGATCTATTTGCACGAACAGCTCGGCCAGCCGCTCGCTGTCGCTGGTGTCGTGCTCATGCTCAACTCTGGGGGAAGCGTCATCGGCAGCTTGGCCGGCGGCTTTTTGTTTGACCGGATCGGCGGGTTTCGCGTTTTGTTGGCCGGAGCGGTGTTGACGATGGCCGCGCTCGGCGGCTTAAGCGTTTGGCACGGTTGGCCGCATTATGCGGTGTTTTTGGCGTTTGTCGGCGTTGGCAGCGGCGTCGTCTTTCCGGCGGCGTCGGCGTACGCCGGGGCGATTTGGCCGGAAGGGGGGCGGCGGGCGTTCAACGCCTTGTATGTCGCGCAAAACATCGGCGTCGCCGTCGGGTCGGCGCTTGGCGGGCTTGTCGCTTCATATTCGTTCTCGCTCGTTTTTTTCGCCAATCTTTTGTTGTATGCCGCGTTTTTGTTTACGGTTGTGGCCGGGCTGCGCCGCGTTCCGCTCTTGCCGCCGCCGAGAAAGAAACGATCCGGAGAAGCGGAAAGAGCGCCATCCCGCTCCGCGGGCTGGGCGCTTGCCCTCCTTTGCGCCGGCTATGGACTGTGTTGGTTGAGCTATGTCCAATGGTCGACGACGATCGCCGCCTATACACGCGAGCTCGGGATACCAGTCGGGCAGTACAGCTTGCTTTGGACGATCAACGGAGCGTTGATCGTCTTGGCCCAGCCGCTGTTGTCAGCGGTCATCCGCCGCTTCATGCCGACGTTGAAGCGGCAAATCGTGATCGGTTTTTTTATTTTCGCCGTTTCGTTTGCCATGCTGTTGGGGGCGCATTCGTTTGCAGAGTTTGCCGCGTCCATGATTGTGCTCACGATCGCCGAGATGATCGTCTGGCCGGCGATTCCGGCCGCGGTGAACGAATGGGCGCCCCCGGGGAAAGCCGGGTTTTACCAAGGAATCGTCAACGGGACGGCCACGGCCGGACGGATGATCGGACCGGTCATCGGCGGCTCGGTCGCCGATCTGTTTGGAATGAAACTGCTCATCATGATGTTAGCATTGTTTGCCTTATTGGCGGTGCTGGCCGCGCTTTTGCATGATCGTCGGCTCCCGAAGCGGACGGAGAACGCGGATGAAAAAACCGCGGCTTCCGTATAG
- a CDS encoding YtzC family protein, whose product MATRQSVEEFLQRCEDVIRYAKEQYTEAQKQEHYNITEYTNAQQMLEQTVIDLAHLARSCNAQQREQLHRMRLQLEQLQNDMILLDR is encoded by the coding sequence ATGGCGACAAGACAATCCGTTGAGGAATTTTTGCAGCGGTGTGAAGATGTGATCCGCTACGCGAAAGAGCAATATACGGAAGCGCAAAAGCAGGAGCATTACAACATCACCGAATACACCAACGCCCAGCAGATGCTCGAGCAGACGGTCATCGATTTAGCGCACTTGGCGCGAAGCTGCAACGCCCAGCAGCGCGAGCAGCTGCATCGGATGCGGCTCCAACTGGAGCAATTGCAAAACGACATGATTTTGCTTGACCGCTGA
- a CDS encoding tRNA (mnm(5)s(2)U34)-methyltransferase — protein MALMNILPFARFLLDQAVNEGDIAVDATVGNGHDTVYLAQRVGDFGHVFGFDIQSEAITAASARLAKHGLCGRATLFERSHSELLEALPADVHGRIAGAVFNLGYLPGGNKQIVTQPESTIEAVRQLLSVMKPGGVIVLVVYHGHPEGKRERDALLDYVRSLDQRRVHALKYEFINRQNNPPFLLALETRADKGA, from the coding sequence ATGGCTTTGATGAACATTTTGCCGTTTGCCCGCTTTTTGCTTGATCAAGCAGTCAACGAAGGCGACATCGCCGTCGACGCGACCGTCGGCAACGGGCACGACACCGTGTATTTGGCCCAACGCGTCGGGGATTTCGGCCATGTGTTCGGCTTTGACATTCAGTCTGAGGCCATCACCGCCGCTTCCGCCCGCCTCGCGAAACATGGGCTATGCGGGCGGGCGACGTTGTTCGAGCGAAGCCATAGTGAACTGCTTGAGGCGCTTCCCGCCGATGTACACGGGCGCATCGCCGGCGCGGTGTTCAACCTCGGCTATTTGCCGGGCGGCAATAAGCAAATCGTCACCCAGCCGGAATCGACGATCGAAGCGGTCCGCCAGTTGCTTTCCGTCATGAAGCCGGGCGGCGTCATCGTTCTTGTCGTCTACCACGGCCATCCGGAAGGAAAGCGCGAACGCGACGCGCTCCTTGATTACGTCCGCTCTCTTGATCAACGGCGCGTCCATGCCTTGAAATACGAATTCATCAATCGGCAAAACAACCCGCCGTTTTTGCTCGCGCTCGAAACCCGGGCGGATAAGGGCGCCTGA
- a CDS encoding tetraprenyl-beta-curcumene synthase family protein yields the protein MVFAPEVSRLNIPKNPIALMKMVYRDVLPLVHRELAYWRRQAERIPDPELRRQALASIASKTFHCEGGSILALLAGENMEDCIRFIVAYQTISDYLDNLCDRSTSLDPLDFRALHDSMPDALTIGAEPSNYYRHRREQEDGGYLPALVRTCQEVLETVRHYETIAPFLHELAGYYCDLQVHKHVEASERVPRLEKWFAQYKDALPPMEWYEFSACSGSTLGIFCLVAYAFGESLPPEMARQVRDGYFPYIQGLHILLDYLIDQEEDRDGGDLNFCFYYPNETVMLERLCHFIEEADRHVGALPHGEFHRLIHRGLLGLYLSDAKVKKQRGLRRLARRLVRAGGAASQFFYWNGKAYRFWQERQKRLSFS from the coding sequence ATGGTGTTTGCACCTGAGGTGAGCCGATTGAACATTCCGAAAAACCCCATCGCCTTGATGAAAATGGTGTATCGTGACGTGCTTCCGCTTGTCCACCGCGAGCTTGCCTATTGGCGGCGCCAAGCCGAGCGCATTCCCGACCCGGAATTGCGGCGCCAGGCGCTCGCGAGCATCGCTTCGAAAACGTTCCATTGCGAAGGCGGCTCCATTTTGGCGCTCTTGGCCGGAGAAAACATGGAGGATTGCATCCGCTTTATCGTTGCTTACCAGACGATCAGCGATTATTTGGATAATTTGTGCGACCGCAGCACCTCGCTCGATCCGCTCGACTTTCGCGCCTTGCACGATTCGATGCCGGACGCTTTGACGATCGGAGCAGAGCCGTCGAACTATTACCGCCATCGCCGCGAACAGGAAGACGGCGGCTATTTGCCGGCGCTTGTCCGCACGTGCCAAGAGGTGCTCGAGACGGTGCGCCATTATGAGACGATCGCCCCATTTTTGCATGAATTGGCCGGATATTATTGCGACTTGCAAGTGCATAAACATGTCGAAGCGAGCGAGCGGGTGCCGCGGCTGGAGAAATGGTTCGCGCAATACAAAGACGCCTTGCCGCCGATGGAGTGGTATGAGTTTTCCGCCTGCTCCGGTTCGACGCTCGGCATTTTCTGCCTCGTCGCCTATGCGTTTGGCGAATCGCTGCCGCCGGAGATGGCGAGACAAGTGCGCGACGGTTATTTTCCGTACATTCAAGGACTGCACATTTTGCTCGACTATTTGATCGATCAGGAGGAAGACCGGGACGGCGGCGATTTAAACTTTTGCTTTTACTATCCGAATGAAACGGTGATGCTTGAGCGGCTTTGCCATTTCATCGAAGAGGCCGACCGCCATGTTGGCGCCCTTCCGCACGGCGAGTTTCACCGCCTTATTCACCGAGGGCTTCTTGGATTGTATTTGTCGGATGCCAAGGTGAAAAAGCAGCGCGGGCTGCGCCGGCTGGCGCGCCGGCTCGTCCGCGCCGGCGGGGCGGCGTCGCAGTTTTTCTATTGGAACGGAAAAGCATACCGCTTTTGGCAGGAGCGGCAAAAACGGCTGTCCTTTTCATAA
- the leuS gene encoding leucine--tRNA ligase, whose protein sequence is MSFNHREIEQKWQDYWEKNKTFRTPDDDDKPKFYVLDMFPYPSGAGLHVGHPEGYTATDILARMKRMQGYNVLHPMGWDAFGLPAEQYALDTGNDPAEFTQKNIENFRRQIKSLGFSYDWDREINTTDPNYYKWTQWIFLKLYEKGLAYMDEVPVNWCPALGTVLANEEVINGRSERGGHPVIRKPMRQWMLKITAYADRLLEDLEELDWPESIKEMQRNWIGRSEGAEIEFAVHGHDETFTVFTTRPDTLFGATYTVLAPEHPLVEKITTPEQKPAVDAYLKEIQSKSDLERTDLAKEKTGVFTGAYAIHPVTGDRLPIWIADYVLMSYGTGAIMAVPAHDERDYEFAKKFHLPMKEVVAGGDIEKEPYTGDGEHINSEFLNGLNKQEAIDKMIAWLEEHGKGRKKVSYRLRDWLFSRQRYWGEPIPIIHWEDGTMTPVPEEELPLVLPKTDEIRPSGTGESPLANIEEWVNVVDPKTGKKGRRETNTMPQWAGSCWYYLRYIDPHNDKQLADPEKLKKWLPVDVYIGGAEHAVLHLLYARFWHKFLYDLGIVPTKEPFQKLFNQGMILGENNEKMSKSKGNVVNPDDIIESHGADTLRLYEMFMGPLEASIAWSTKGLDGARRFLDRVWRLFVTENGELNPNIVDEPANDTLERIYHQTVKKVTEDYESLRFNTAISQLMVFINEAYKAEQMKKEYMEGFVKLLSPVCPHIGEELWQKLGHTDTIAYEPWPTYDETKLVEDVVEIVVQINGKVRSRLHVPVDLPKEALEERALADEKIKEQLEGKTVRKVIAVPGKLVNIVAN, encoded by the coding sequence ATGAGCTTCAACCACCGCGAAATTGAACAAAAATGGCAGGACTATTGGGAGAAAAACAAAACGTTCCGCACGCCCGATGATGATGACAAGCCGAAGTTTTACGTTCTCGACATGTTCCCGTATCCATCCGGCGCCGGCTTGCACGTCGGCCATCCGGAAGGATATACGGCGACCGATATTTTGGCGCGCATGAAGCGGATGCAAGGGTACAACGTCCTTCACCCGATGGGCTGGGACGCGTTCGGGCTGCCGGCCGAGCAATATGCGCTCGATACCGGCAACGACCCGGCGGAGTTTACGCAAAAAAACATCGAAAATTTCCGCCGGCAAATCAAATCGCTTGGCTTTTCGTACGACTGGGACCGGGAGATCAATACGACCGACCCGAACTATTACAAATGGACGCAATGGATTTTCTTGAAGCTGTATGAAAAAGGGCTCGCCTACATGGATGAAGTGCCGGTCAACTGGTGTCCGGCGCTCGGCACGGTGCTGGCGAACGAAGAGGTGATCAACGGCCGGAGCGAGCGCGGCGGGCATCCGGTCATCCGCAAGCCGATGCGGCAATGGATGCTGAAAATCACCGCCTATGCCGACCGCTTGCTTGAAGATTTGGAAGAGCTCGACTGGCCGGAAAGCATTAAAGAGATGCAGCGCAACTGGATTGGCCGTTCGGAAGGAGCGGAAATCGAGTTTGCCGTCCACGGCCATGACGAAACATTCACCGTGTTCACGACGCGTCCGGATACGCTGTTTGGCGCGACGTACACCGTCTTGGCGCCGGAGCATCCGCTCGTTGAAAAAATCACGACGCCGGAGCAAAAGCCAGCCGTTGACGCCTACTTAAAGGAAATTCAAAGCAAAAGCGACCTTGAGCGCACCGATTTGGCGAAAGAAAAAACGGGCGTGTTCACCGGCGCGTACGCCATTCACCCGGTCACCGGCGATCGGCTTCCGATTTGGATCGCTGACTACGTCTTGATGAGCTACGGCACCGGAGCGATCATGGCCGTGCCGGCGCACGATGAGCGCGACTACGAGTTTGCGAAAAAATTCCACTTGCCGATGAAAGAAGTCGTCGCCGGCGGCGATATCGAAAAAGAACCGTACACCGGAGATGGCGAGCATATCAACTCCGAGTTTTTGAACGGGTTGAACAAGCAGGAAGCGATCGACAAAATGATCGCCTGGCTTGAGGAGCACGGCAAAGGGCGGAAAAAAGTGTCGTACCGGCTGCGCGACTGGCTGTTCAGCCGCCAGCGCTACTGGGGCGAGCCGATTCCGATCATCCATTGGGAAGACGGCACGATGACGCCGGTGCCGGAAGAGGAATTGCCGCTTGTGTTGCCGAAAACGGATGAAATCCGTCCGTCGGGAACGGGCGAGTCGCCGCTGGCCAACATCGAAGAATGGGTCAATGTTGTCGACCCGAAAACCGGGAAAAAAGGGCGGCGCGAAACGAACACGATGCCGCAATGGGCTGGAAGCTGCTGGTATTATTTACGCTACATCGACCCGCACAACGACAAGCAGCTCGCCGATCCGGAAAAGCTGAAAAAGTGGCTGCCGGTCGATGTTTACATCGGCGGGGCGGAGCACGCGGTTTTGCATTTGCTTTATGCCCGCTTCTGGCATAAGTTTCTCTATGACCTTGGCATCGTGCCGACGAAAGAACCGTTCCAAAAGCTGTTCAACCAAGGGATGATTTTAGGCGAAAACAACGAAAAAATGAGCAAATCAAAAGGCAATGTCGTCAACCCGGACGACATCATCGAAAGCCATGGGGCCGACACCTTGCGGCTGTATGAAATGTTCATGGGGCCGCTTGAGGCGTCGATCGCTTGGTCGACGAAAGGGCTTGACGGGGCGCGGCGCTTCCTCGACCGCGTCTGGAGGCTCTTTGTCACCGAGAATGGCGAACTGAACCCGAACATTGTCGACGAACCGGCAAACGATACGCTCGAGCGCATCTATCACCAAACGGTGAAAAAAGTGACGGAAGACTACGAATCCTTGCGCTTTAACACCGCCATTTCGCAGCTTATGGTGTTCATCAACGAAGCGTACAAAGCGGAGCAAATGAAAAAAGAATACATGGAAGGCTTCGTCAAGCTCTTGTCGCCGGTCTGCCCGCACATCGGCGAGGAGCTGTGGCAAAAGCTTGGCCACACGGACACGATCGCCTATGAACCGTGGCCGACGTATGATGAAACGAAGCTTGTGGAAGACGTCGTGGAAATCGTCGTGCAAATCAACGGCAAAGTGCGGTCGCGCTTGCACGTGCCAGTTGACTTGCCAAAAGAAGCGCTCGAGGAGCGGGCGCTCGCCGATGAAAAAATCAAAGAGCAGCTTGAGGGCAAAACCGTGCGCAAAGTGATCGCCGTCCCCGGCAAGCTCGTCAATATCGTCGCCAACTGA
- a CDS encoding rhodanese-like domain-containing protein, protein MEEIKEITPAEVKEKLERGEKLNIVDVREDEEVALGMIPGAKHIKMGDIPDRLEEFDRNEEYIFVCRSGRRSENVCRYLQELGYRVRNMTGGMLEWEGETVPKR, encoded by the coding sequence ATGGAAGAGATCAAGGAAATCACGCCGGCTGAAGTGAAAGAAAAACTCGAACGCGGGGAAAAGCTGAACATTGTCGATGTGCGCGAAGACGAGGAAGTCGCCCTCGGCATGATCCCCGGCGCCAAACATATTAAAATGGGCGACATCCCCGATCGGCTTGAGGAATTCGACCGCAACGAAGAATATATTTTCGTCTGCCGCTCCGGACGGCGGAGCGAAAACGTCTGCCGCTACTTGCAAGAGCTTGGCTATCGCGTCCGCAACATGACGGGCGGCATGCTCGAGTGGGAAGGCGAAACAGTGCCGAAGCGATAA
- a CDS encoding M4 family metallopeptidase, giving the protein MNKRAMLGAIGLAFGLMAWPFGASAKEKSMVWNEQWKTPSFVSGSLLKGEDAPEELVYRYLDQEKNTFQLGGQARERLSLIGKQTDELGHTVMRFEQRYRGIPVYGAVLVAHVNDGELSSLSGTLIPNLDKRTLKTEAAISIQQAEMIAKQDVADAVTKERPAAEEGKPTRLVIYPDGETPRLAYEVNVRFLTPVPGNWIYMIDAADGKVLNKWNQMDEAKPGGGQPVAGTSTVGVGRGVLGDQKYINTTYSSYYGYYYLQDNTRGSGIFTYDGRNRTVLPGSLWADVDNQFFASYDAAAVDAHYYAGVVYDYYKNVHGRLSYDGSNAAIRSTVHYGRGYNNAFWNGSQMVYGDGDGQTFLPFSGGIDVVGHELTHAVTDYTAGLVYQNESGAINEAMSDIFGTLVEFYANRNPDWEIGEDIYTPGIAGDALRSMSDPAKYGDPDHYSKRYTGTQDNGGVHTNSGIINKAAYLLSQGGVHYGVSVTGIGRDKMGKIFYRALVYYLTPTSNFSQLRAACVQAAADLYGSTSQEVNSVKQAFNAVGVY; this is encoded by the coding sequence ATGAACAAACGGGCGATGCTTGGCGCGATTGGGTTGGCGTTTGGATTGATGGCTTGGCCGTTCGGGGCTTCGGCGAAGGAAAAGTCAATGGTGTGGAACGAACAGTGGAAGACGCCGTCGTTCGTTTCTGGTTCGCTGTTAAAAGGCGAGGATGCTCCGGAAGAATTGGTTTACCGTTATCTTGATCAAGAGAAGAATACGTTCCAGCTTGGTGGACAAGCCCGCGAACGGCTGAGCTTGATTGGCAAACAAACGGATGAACTCGGCCATACGGTCATGCGTTTTGAACAGCGCTATCGCGGCATCCCAGTGTATGGCGCCGTGCTCGTTGCCCATGTCAACGATGGCGAATTGTCCTCTTTGTCGGGTACGCTCATTCCGAATTTGGACAAACGAACGTTGAAAACAGAAGCTGCCATTTCCATTCAACAAGCGGAAATGATCGCGAAACAAGATGTGGCTGATGCGGTGACGAAAGAACGGCCGGCGGCCGAAGAGGGAAAACCAACGCGGCTTGTCATCTATCCGGATGGGGAGACCCCGCGCCTCGCCTATGAAGTCAATGTCCGCTTTTTAACCCCTGTCCCAGGCAACTGGATCTACATGATCGATGCCGCAGACGGAAAAGTGTTGAACAAATGGAACCAAATGGACGAGGCCAAGCCGGGCGGCGGGCAGCCGGTCGCCGGCACGTCGACGGTCGGCGTGGGCCGCGGTGTGTTGGGGGATCAGAAATATATCAATACGACGTATTCCTCGTATTATGGCTACTACTATTTGCAAGACAATACGCGCGGCAGCGGCATTTTTACGTATGACGGACGAAACCGCACCGTTTTGCCCGGCAGCTTATGGGCCGATGTCGACAACCAATTTTTCGCCAGCTATGACGCGGCGGCCGTGGACGCCCATTATTACGCCGGTGTCGTGTATGATTACTACAAAAATGTGCACGGCCGGCTGAGCTATGACGGCAGCAACGCCGCCATCCGTTCGACCGTCCATTACGGCCGCGGCTACAACAACGCGTTTTGGAACGGTTCGCAAATGGTGTACGGCGATGGCGACGGACAGACGTTTTTGCCGTTTTCCGGCGGCATTGACGTCGTTGGGCATGAGCTGACCCATGCGGTGACGGATTATACGGCCGGGCTTGTTTACCAAAACGAATCCGGCGCCATCAATGAAGCGATGTCCGATATTTTCGGCACGCTCGTGGAGTTCTACGCCAACCGCAACCCGGACTGGGAGATCGGCGAAGACATTTACACGCCGGGAATTGCCGGCGACGCGCTTCGCTCCATGTCGGATCCGGCGAAATACGGCGATCCGGATCATTATTCCAAACGGTACACCGGCACACAAGACAACGGCGGCGTCCATACAAACAGCGGCATCATCAATAAAGCGGCGTACTTGCTCAGCCAAGGCGGCGTCCATTACGGCGTAAGCGTCACCGGCATTGGCCGCGACAAAATGGGGAAAATTTTCTACCGGGCGCTTGTCTACTATTTGACGCCGACGTCGAACTTCAGCCAGCTGCGCGCCGCCTGCGTGCAAGCGGCCGCTGATTTGTACGGGTCGACAAGCCAAGAAGTCAACTCGGTGAAACAGGCGTTCAATGCGGTTGGAGTGTATTAA
- a CDS encoding sporulation protein Cse60, giving the protein MYKVKVFDKEHEKDLEAAVNDFLARLKDGQLIDVKYSVAAMESEGEQIYCFSAMVIYRT; this is encoded by the coding sequence ATGTACAAAGTGAAAGTGTTTGATAAAGAGCATGAAAAAGATTTGGAAGCGGCGGTCAATGATTTTTTAGCCCGATTGAAAGACGGACAGTTGATCGATGTCAAGTACAGTGTGGCGGCGATGGAATCGGAAGGCGAGCAAATCTACTGTTTTTCCGCCATGGTCATTTACCGGACTTGA
- a CDS encoding helix-turn-helix domain-containing protein, translated as MKLGDRLKFARLMKGLTQEETAEGIISVSYLSKIENNQVIPSQEVLEWLFRRLDIRPGGNETMPSWFEWVMSWYKAMTNRDVPAARELYETVKERCEQSGDAEAMIYFQLMRIRYWLLLGDKKGAETAAQSVRDWYGSLSDDMRYYYWKFFGLLYYCQEKYDDALHCYQKAEELLKGEWKTSEEEADLAYLSALACSRLWKWFQCLHYAERALALSQAEYDLRRSAECHVLLAICHRRCGEIDKAVDHCLLAQKAARMVDDRRLLGIVEHNLGHLKGIKRQYREAVQHYENSLIYKEAAPLDSRLITLLSLVRVHCDAKHYRKALMAVEEGWKQLEQAPNGASEHYEYYLHFSIYRLLLSEEDEPLERLLKQEAIPYFQKKKEYDDASLYAEYLADCYMRRRQYKQAAQYYQLSCALLRAQTGV; from the coding sequence TTGAAACTCGGCGACCGCTTGAAATTCGCCCGCTTGATGAAAGGCCTGACCCAAGAAGAAACGGCTGAAGGCATTATTTCGGTTTCTTATTTATCGAAAATTGAGAATAACCAAGTCATACCGAGCCAAGAGGTACTCGAATGGCTGTTTCGGCGGCTGGACATCCGGCCGGGCGGAAACGAAACAATGCCTTCATGGTTCGAATGGGTGATGTCGTGGTATAAGGCGATGACGAACCGTGATGTGCCTGCCGCGCGGGAACTGTATGAAACGGTCAAAGAACGATGCGAGCAGTCTGGGGATGCCGAAGCCATGATTTATTTTCAGCTGATGCGAATCCGGTATTGGCTGCTTCTTGGCGACAAAAAGGGGGCGGAAACGGCGGCGCAAAGCGTGCGGGACTGGTATGGGTCGTTGAGTGATGACATGCGCTATTATTATTGGAAGTTTTTTGGGCTTTTATATTATTGTCAAGAAAAATATGACGACGCCTTGCATTGTTATCAAAAGGCAGAAGAGTTGTTGAAGGGAGAATGGAAAACGAGCGAGGAGGAGGCCGATTTGGCTTACTTGTCGGCGCTTGCATGCAGCCGTCTGTGGAAATGGTTCCAATGCCTTCATTACGCCGAGCGCGCGCTGGCGCTCAGCCAGGCGGAATACGACTTGCGGCGGAGCGCCGAATGCCATGTGCTGCTGGCGATTTGCCATCGGCGCTGCGGGGAGATCGACAAAGCGGTCGACCATTGCCTGTTGGCCCAAAAGGCGGCGAGGATGGTGGATGATCGACGGCTTCTTGGGATTGTGGAACACAATCTCGGCCATTTGAAAGGAATCAAACGCCAATACCGCGAGGCGGTGCAACATTATGAGAACAGTTTGATCTATAAAGAGGCCGCTCCGCTGGATTCCCGGCTCATCACGCTTTTGTCGCTCGTGCGCGTGCATTGTGATGCCAAGCATTATCGCAAAGCGTTGATGGCTGTCGAGGAAGGGTGGAAACAGCTCGAACAAGCCCCTAACGGCGCGTCCGAGCATTATGAGTATTATTTGCATTTTTCCATTTACCGGCTGCTTTTGAGCGAAGAAGATGAACCGTTGGAGCGGCTGCTCAAACAGGAGGCGATTCCCTATTTCCAAAAAAAGAAGGAGTATGACGACGCGTCATTGTATGCCGAATATTTGGCGGATTGTTATATGCGGAGGCGCCAATACAAGCAGGCGGCCCAATATTATCAATTAAGTTGCGCTCTCTTGCGGGCGCAAACCGGCGTTTGA
- a CDS encoding BaiN/RdsA family NAD(P)/FAD-dependent oxidoreductase: MGYDVIIIGGGPSGLMAAIGAGEEGAKVLLLEKGTKLGRKLAISGGGRCNVTNRLPVDEMVRHIPGNGRFLYSAFSVFNNEDIIRFFERLGVPLKEEDHGRMFPKSDSAQSVVDALVRELSRLGVDVRLESPVADVLYEQGKTVGVTLKSGETIHARAVVVAVGGKSVPQTGSTGDGYPWAEKAGHTVTELFPTEVPIVSHEPFIKERTLQGLSLRDVALSVLKPNGKPIITHRMDMLFTHFGISGPAALRCSQFVVKALKKAADGAVEMSIDALPDVTQEELFQHFAKLCKEEPKKAMKTIAKTVLPERYAVFLLERAGIDPHASAGTVGHEALRAFVRQCKQFTFYVHGTLPLEKAFVTGGGVSVKEIEPKTMASKCMAGLYFCGEILDIHGYTGGYNITAALVTGRLAGVNAARYALAEKNGASGSAGQTATN; encoded by the coding sequence ATGGGATACGACGTCATCATCATCGGCGGCGGTCCGTCCGGGCTCATGGCGGCCATCGGCGCCGGCGAAGAAGGGGCGAAGGTGCTCTTGTTGGAAAAAGGAACGAAGCTCGGGCGCAAGCTCGCCATCTCCGGCGGCGGACGCTGCAACGTGACGAATCGGCTGCCGGTGGATGAAATGGTCCGCCATATTCCCGGCAACGGCCGCTTTTTATACAGCGCCTTTTCCGTATTTAACAATGAAGACATCATCCGCTTTTTTGAGCGGCTCGGCGTGCCGCTCAAGGAGGAAGACCACGGCCGCATGTTTCCTAAAAGCGACAGCGCCCAGTCGGTCGTCGACGCGCTTGTTCGCGAATTGTCGCGCCTTGGCGTCGATGTTCGGCTTGAATCGCCAGTGGCGGACGTGTTGTATGAACAAGGAAAAACAGTCGGTGTCACGCTGAAAAGCGGGGAGACGATCCACGCCCGTGCGGTTGTCGTCGCCGTCGGCGGCAAATCGGTGCCGCAAACCGGCTCAACAGGCGACGGCTATCCGTGGGCGGAAAAAGCGGGTCACACGGTGACCGAACTGTTTCCAACCGAAGTTCCGATCGTCTCGCATGAGCCGTTCATCAAAGAGCGGACGCTGCAAGGCTTGTCGCTGCGCGACGTCGCGTTAAGCGTCTTAAAGCCGAACGGCAAGCCGATCATCACCCACCGGATGGATATGCTGTTTACGCACTTCGGCATTTCCGGCCCAGCCGCCCTCCGCTGCAGCCAGTTTGTCGTCAAGGCGTTGAAAAAAGCGGCGGACGGCGCGGTCGAAATGAGCATCGACGCGCTTCCGGACGTGACGCAGGAAGAGCTGTTTCAACATTTCGCCAAGCTGTGCAAAGAGGAGCCGAAAAAGGCGATGAAAACGATCGCCAAAACGGTTCTTCCCGAGCGGTACGCCGTCTTTTTGCTCGAGCGGGCCGGCATCGACCCGCACGCCTCTGCCGGCACGGTCGGCCATGAGGCGCTGCGGGCGTTTGTCCGACAGTGCAAACAGTTTACCTTTTACGTCCACGGCACGCTGCCGCTTGAGAAAGCATTCGTCACCGGCGGCGGCGTGTCGGTCAAAGAAATTGAGCCGAAGACAATGGCCTCCAAATGCATGGCCGGCCTTTACTTTTGCGGGGAAATTTTGGACATTCACGGCTACACGGGCGGCTACAACATCACCGCCGCCCTTGTCACCGGGCGGCTCGCCGGCGTGAACGCCGCCCGCTATGCATTGGCGGAAAAAAACGGGGCGAGCGGCTCCGCGGGGCAGACAGCAACGAATTGA